A genomic region of Streptosporangium lutulentum contains the following coding sequences:
- a CDS encoding alpha/beta hydrolase produces MSDVTRRRFLTVSGLALAAWTGSAAPAARASGGARVIAEERAGPRLVDLTIRSPALAGTAKVRLLTPGGWRPGTGRRWPVLYPLHGMGDDHTSWTRDSDVSELPQLRDVLVVMPDGGASGYYTNWWNLGAGGPPAWETFHLDEVRRLLERGYGAGTDRAVAGLSMGGFGAVSYAARRPGMFRAAAAYSGHVHLSHPRYVKIFEDAYAEVGDAVLVLWGHPVHQREIWRAHDPYALAERLRSTPVHLSCGDGHPGPLDPPGEPYDDQENMLHDMNRSLAARLTAAGTPLTTYFYRGTHTPRYWERELHRSLPMLLRSLHR; encoded by the coding sequence ATGTCCGATGTCACCCGCCGCCGTTTCCTGACCGTGTCAGGGCTGGCCCTCGCCGCGTGGACCGGATCGGCGGCCCCGGCGGCCCGGGCGTCCGGCGGCGCCCGCGTCATCGCCGAGGAGCGCGCCGGCCCTCGGCTGGTGGACCTCACGATACGGTCACCGGCACTCGCGGGTACCGCCAAGGTGCGCCTGCTCACGCCCGGCGGCTGGCGGCCCGGGACCGGGCGGCGGTGGCCGGTGCTCTACCCGCTGCACGGTATGGGCGACGACCATACGAGCTGGACGCGGGACTCCGACGTGTCGGAACTGCCCCAACTGCGCGACGTGCTCGTCGTCATGCCCGACGGCGGTGCCAGCGGTTACTACACCAACTGGTGGAACCTCGGCGCGGGCGGGCCGCCCGCATGGGAGACCTTCCACCTCGACGAAGTGCGGCGGCTCCTGGAGCGCGGCTACGGCGCGGGCACCGATCGAGCGGTCGCGGGCCTGTCGATGGGCGGCTTCGGAGCGGTGTCCTACGCGGCCAGGCGGCCCGGAATGTTCCGCGCCGCCGCGGCGTACAGCGGCCACGTCCACCTGTCGCACCCGCGTTACGTGAAAATCTTCGAGGACGCCTACGCGGAGGTCGGCGACGCCGTCCTCGTGCTGTGGGGGCATCCCGTGCACCAGCGGGAGATCTGGCGGGCCCACGACCCGTACGCGCTGGCGGAGAGGCTGCGGTCGACTCCCGTCCACCTCTCCTGCGGCGACGGCCACCCTGGCCCGCTGGACCCGCCCGGCGAGCCGTACGACGACCAGGAGAACATGCTCCACGACATGAACCGCTCGCTGGCCGCCCGCCTCACCGCGGCGGGCACACCGTTGACCACCTACTTCTACCGGGGCACCCACACCCCTCGCTACTGGGAGCGGGAACTGCACCGCTCCCTGCCCATGCTGCTGCGTTCCCTGCACCGGTGA
- a CDS encoding NADP-dependent oxidoreductase has translation MAVLVHQVARPNGWPAADQFSYVEVTTPEPGPGEALVENVYLSVDPYMREEMDERALGTPMEGRSIGRVVESRDPALPVGELVFHRQGWRSHAVVASGDVRVLRESQGVPLSAYLSLLGGTGLSAYVGLTRVARLQPGETVFISAAAGGVGSAAGQIARLLGAGRVIGSTGSAAKAEHLLKNLGFDAALDYRTGDLAAQLAAAAPEGVDVCLDNVGGDHLEAAIGAMRDRGRIAWCGAVAQYNTLTPPPAPRNLFDIVGKSLRLEGFLVRDHVHLQSELEDFLLPHIRSGHVVPDETVVVGLPNVVDAFLSMLRGGNTGKMIVKVAP, from the coding sequence ATGGCTGTTCTTGTGCATCAGGTGGCGCGCCCCAACGGGTGGCCTGCCGCCGACCAGTTTTCCTACGTCGAGGTCACGACTCCGGAGCCGGGGCCCGGTGAGGCGCTCGTGGAGAACGTCTATCTGTCCGTCGACCCCTACATGCGCGAGGAGATGGACGAGCGTGCGCTGGGCACGCCGATGGAGGGCAGGTCGATCGGGCGCGTGGTCGAGTCCCGTGACCCCGCCCTCCCCGTGGGCGAGCTGGTGTTCCACCGGCAGGGCTGGCGCAGTCACGCGGTGGTGGCGTCCGGCGACGTACGCGTCCTGCGGGAGTCACAGGGAGTGCCCCTCTCCGCCTATCTGAGCCTGCTCGGCGGCACCGGCCTGTCCGCCTACGTCGGGCTGACCCGTGTGGCCCGCCTGCAGCCGGGCGAGACCGTGTTCATCTCGGCCGCCGCGGGCGGTGTCGGCAGCGCCGCCGGCCAGATCGCCAGGCTGCTCGGCGCAGGCAGGGTGATCGGCAGCACCGGCTCGGCGGCCAAGGCCGAGCACCTGCTCAAGAATCTGGGCTTCGACGCGGCCCTGGACTACCGGACCGGCGACCTGGCCGCCCAGCTCGCCGCCGCGGCCCCGGAGGGCGTGGACGTCTGTCTCGACAACGTCGGCGGTGACCACCTCGAGGCCGCCATCGGCGCGATGCGCGACCGGGGCAGGATCGCGTGGTGTGGGGCGGTGGCGCAGTACAACACCCTCACGCCGCCGCCCGCGCCGCGCAATCTCTTCGACATCGTGGGCAAGAGCCTGCGGCTGGAGGGCTTCCTGGTCCGCGACCACGTCCACCTCCAGTCCGAGCTGGAGGACTTCCTCCTCCCCCACATCCGCAGCGGCCACGTCGTGCCGGACGAGACCGTCGTCGTCGGGTTGCCCAACGTGGTCGACGCCTTCCTGAGCATGCTCCGCGGCGGCAACACCGGAAAGATGATCGTCAAGGTCGCGCCGTGA
- a CDS encoding ArsR/SmtB family transcription factor, with protein MVSYRLEVDDLADMRFACSPLLEAVTSLWALRWPERHTLHLPWIRRTRTMIAASPTADAALLDALIGAERGWLPDFVTPRPDTPLPGIDEELRRVGETDPAKATADIRHVYGRHPIPAVLRQGPEAVAEALGWYWHLAIEPHWPRMRAVLEADMLYRARRLARDGAAAMMTELDRRARWGGGELRVFAGQSLEYDVAVAGRGLWLIPALFVPQTVSPVGPEEPPTVIYRARGIGTLWERGEARAPEALAELIGRSRANLLATLDGPMSTTELAGRLGVTPSAVSQHLKVLLRSGLLTRSRAGRVVLYARTEVADLLTGP; from the coding sequence ATGGTCAGCTACCGCCTGGAGGTCGACGACCTCGCTGACATGCGCTTCGCCTGCTCGCCACTGCTTGAAGCGGTCACGAGCCTCTGGGCGTTGCGCTGGCCGGAACGGCACACGCTGCACCTGCCGTGGATCAGGCGGACCCGCACGATGATCGCCGCGTCGCCCACGGCCGATGCCGCTCTGCTGGACGCCCTGATCGGCGCGGAGCGCGGCTGGCTGCCCGACTTCGTCACGCCCCGGCCGGACACGCCGCTGCCCGGCATCGACGAGGAGTTGCGCCGGGTGGGCGAAACCGATCCGGCCAAGGCGACGGCCGACATCCGGCACGTCTACGGGCGCCACCCGATCCCAGCCGTGCTGCGCCAGGGGCCCGAAGCGGTCGCCGAGGCGCTCGGGTGGTACTGGCACCTGGCGATCGAGCCCCACTGGCCCCGGATGCGAGCCGTACTCGAAGCCGACATGCTCTACCGGGCCCGGCGGCTGGCCCGCGACGGGGCGGCCGCGATGATGACCGAACTGGATCGGCGGGCGCGCTGGGGCGGCGGCGAGCTGCGCGTCTTCGCCGGGCAGAGCCTCGAGTACGACGTGGCCGTCGCCGGACGCGGCCTCTGGCTGATCCCCGCGCTGTTCGTGCCGCAGACCGTCAGCCCGGTCGGTCCGGAGGAACCGCCGACCGTGATCTACCGGGCCCGCGGCATCGGCACTCTCTGGGAGCGGGGGGAGGCCCGGGCACCCGAAGCGCTCGCCGAGCTGATCGGCCGATCCCGGGCGAACCTGCTCGCGACCCTGGACGGGCCGATGTCGACCACGGAACTCGCCGGACGGCTCGGCGTGACCCCGAGCGCGGTGTCCCAGCACCTCAAGGTGCTGCTCAGGTCGGGTCTGCTGACCCGCTCCCGCGCCGGCCGGGTCGTGCTCTACGCCCGAACGGAGGTCGCGGACCTGCTGACGGGTCCATGA
- a CDS encoding MerR family transcriptional regulator — protein MVKTVGQAAAELGIEAHVLRHWEQVGALTVRRDGNGYRVYDDKTLEQARTVRKLRRVGLSLPEVIAAISPRKAAAQAVVRAKIAVLESEIAHRQQAMTFLQHTVECRHRYLDDCPECATFVREA, from the coding sequence ATGGTGAAGACGGTCGGGCAAGCCGCCGCAGAACTCGGGATCGAAGCTCACGTACTACGGCACTGGGAGCAGGTCGGGGCACTCACCGTACGTCGCGACGGCAACGGTTACCGCGTCTACGACGACAAGACCCTGGAGCAGGCACGCACCGTACGGAAACTGCGGCGGGTCGGGCTCTCGTTGCCCGAGGTCATCGCCGCCATCTCGCCGCGGAAGGCAGCGGCACAGGCGGTCGTGAGGGCAAAGATCGCTGTGCTTGAAAGTGAAATCGCCCACAGACAGCAGGCGATGACATTCCTGCAGCACACCGTCGAGTGTCGGCATCGGTATCTCGACGATTGCCCGGAATGCGCTACTTTCGTACGCGAAGCCTGA
- a CDS encoding NAD(P)H-binding protein translates to MSNPTRPASARHGSSILVTGATGNLGREVVDRLQARGSRVRCLARRQMDPRPGVESVAGDLTDPALVRSALVGVDAVFLIWPLLDSAPAHDLVAELTATAPRVVYLSSTAIDDEAARQSDPIVQVHADMEALLHDAGLRPVVLRSDTLASNARGWAAQVRAGDVVTGPDIARTAVVDERDVADAAVTVLRAHHDHPDHGPYVLTGPELLSRADQVGRLGAALQRPLRFEAVAADLARSRMLADGRPERLVEALIAASVCRPESNRVTDHVERLTGRAAGTFARWAVDHAAEFG, encoded by the coding sequence ATGTCTAATCCCACTCGCCCCGCGAGCGCTCGTCATGGTTCATCGATCCTGGTCACCGGCGCGACGGGCAACCTCGGCCGCGAAGTAGTCGACCGCCTCCAAGCGCGCGGCTCGCGCGTGCGATGCCTGGCCCGCCGTCAGATGGATCCGCGCCCCGGAGTCGAGTCGGTGGCCGGCGATCTCACCGACCCGGCCCTGGTCCGCTCGGCACTCGTAGGCGTCGACGCCGTCTTTCTCATCTGGCCGCTGCTCGATTCCGCCCCTGCCCATGACCTGGTCGCGGAGCTCACCGCCACGGCACCCCGTGTCGTCTATCTGTCCTCGACGGCCATCGACGACGAGGCCGCCCGTCAGAGCGACCCCATCGTTCAGGTGCACGCGGACATGGAAGCCCTGCTCCACGACGCCGGACTGCGACCGGTGGTGCTGCGCAGCGACACGTTGGCCTCCAATGCCCGGGGCTGGGCAGCGCAGGTGAGGGCAGGCGACGTGGTGACCGGTCCGGATATCGCGCGCACCGCCGTCGTGGACGAACGCGATGTCGCTGACGCGGCCGTCACCGTGTTGCGCGCACACCATGACCACCCGGATCACGGCCCGTACGTGTTGACAGGCCCCGAACTGCTCAGTCGCGCCGACCAGGTCGGTCGCCTCGGTGCCGCACTCCAGCGTCCGCTTCGCTTCGAAGCGGTCGCCGCCGACCTCGCGCGATCACGAATGCTCGCGGACGGTCGTCCCGAGCGGCTGGTGGAAGCGCTGATCGCTGCTTCGGTGTGCCGGCCGGAGTCGAACCGCGTCACCGATCACGTCGAGCGCCTGACCGGTCGAGCGGCCGGCACCTTCGCGAGGTGGGCCGTCGACCACGCGGCCGAGTTCGGCTGA
- a CDS encoding response regulator, giving the protein MTVRVLIADDHPVVRDGIRAMLGTQDDLEVVGEAVSGADAVRLARDLRPDVTLMDLQLPEIDGATAISRIREHDPGAKVIVLTTYDTDGDISRAIDAGAIGYLLKDTGRERLFDAIRAAARGESALSPAIATRVLSWARADAPDALSGREVEVLGAVAQGMSNKAIAAHLCISEATVKTHLLHIFAKLGVDDRTAAVTVAASRGIIRLGG; this is encoded by the coding sequence ATGACCGTCCGGGTCCTGATCGCCGACGACCACCCGGTGGTCCGCGACGGCATCCGGGCGATGCTGGGCACCCAGGACGATCTGGAGGTGGTCGGCGAAGCGGTCTCCGGCGCGGACGCGGTGCGGCTGGCGCGCGACCTGCGGCCCGACGTCACCCTGATGGACCTGCAGCTGCCCGAGATCGACGGCGCGACGGCGATCAGCCGGATCCGCGAACACGACCCGGGCGCCAAGGTGATCGTCTTGACCACCTACGACACCGATGGCGACATCTCACGCGCCATCGACGCGGGAGCCATCGGCTACCTGCTCAAGGACACCGGCCGTGAGCGGCTGTTCGACGCGATCCGGGCGGCGGCGCGAGGGGAGAGCGCCCTGTCGCCGGCGATCGCGACCCGAGTGCTGTCGTGGGCGCGGGCCGATGCCCCCGATGCCCTCAGCGGCCGGGAGGTCGAGGTCCTCGGCGCGGTCGCCCAGGGGATGAGCAACAAGGCCATCGCCGCCCATCTGTGCATCAGCGAGGCCACGGTCAAGACCCACCTGCTGCACATCTTCGCCAAGCTCGGCGTGGACGACCGCACCGCCGCGGTGACGGTCGCCGCTTCCCGCGGCATCATCCGGCTGGGCGGTTAG
- a CDS encoding sensor histidine kinase gives MTAAVNWLWHRFHATGSITWAEIAIAALIAISTATAVGYFGSVSRQSAERKRLLDRLQVEQEARAAAERQAGVAAERQRLARDIHDSLTQGFASVAMLLEAAQATLPDNKHLTQALRAARENLAESRRVVRALRPGRLDECGLPEALQWLSGRLSDETVIHAQTVITGKLRPLEAQVQAELLRVAQEAVANVRRHARAEQVTLTLSYMEDLVVLDVHDDGDGFDPGRAVFGHGLSIMRERMEQLGGALLVESAPGAGTTVAASLPVVALSGAR, from the coding sequence GTGACCGCGGCCGTGAACTGGCTGTGGCACCGTTTCCACGCGACCGGGTCGATCACCTGGGCCGAGATCGCCATCGCCGCGTTGATCGCGATCAGCACGGCCACCGCGGTCGGGTACTTCGGCTCGGTGTCCCGGCAGAGCGCCGAGCGCAAGCGGCTCCTCGACCGGCTGCAGGTCGAGCAGGAGGCACGGGCGGCGGCCGAACGGCAGGCGGGCGTGGCGGCCGAGCGGCAGCGGCTGGCCCGCGACATCCACGACAGCCTGACCCAGGGGTTCGCCAGCGTGGCGATGTTGCTGGAGGCGGCCCAGGCGACCCTGCCGGACAACAAGCACCTGACGCAGGCGCTGCGGGCGGCACGGGAGAATCTGGCCGAAAGCCGCCGGGTGGTGAGAGCGCTGCGCCCCGGCCGACTCGACGAGTGCGGCCTGCCGGAGGCCCTGCAGTGGCTGTCCGGCCGGCTGTCGGATGAGACCGTCATCCACGCGCAAACCGTGATCACCGGCAAGCTCCGGCCGCTCGAAGCCCAGGTTCAGGCGGAGCTGCTGCGCGTGGCGCAGGAGGCGGTCGCCAACGTTCGCCGCCATGCCCGCGCCGAGCAGGTCACGCTGACCCTGTCGTACATGGAGGACCTGGTCGTGCTCGATGTCCACGACGACGGCGACGGTTTCGATCCCGGGCGGGCCGTCTTCGGACACGGCCTTTCGATCATGCGGGAGAGGATGGAGCAGCTCGGCGGCGCGCTGCTCGTGGAAAGTGCCCCGGGTGCGGGCACCACAGTGGCTGCCAGCCTTCCGGTGGTGGCGCTGAGCGGGGCGCGATGA
- a CDS encoding endonuclease/exonuclease/phosphatase family protein — translation MTYDIAEPYGPLVTTTFRLITWNVWGRYGPWEHREAAIRATLERHDPDVVGLVEAWDEQGARLGLPYHVFEGDSEVNGARSGLAVLSRWPIGAHESRTLTGGKDTGGRVLYARIDGPRGVIQVYVVALTWRLEHSGERQRQVREVAAFIAETQQRRHPTVLCGDFNADPDSDELRMLTGKSIPAAPGLVFYDAWTAVGNGADGGHTWVGANPWAAPALWPDRRIDHVLSAWPRRGGAGHPVRCEVIGDEPVGGVVASDHYGVLADLRY, via the coding sequence ATGACCTACGACATCGCCGAACCTTATGGGCCGCTCGTCACCACGACGTTCCGGCTCATCACCTGGAACGTGTGGGGCAGGTACGGCCCGTGGGAGCATCGCGAGGCCGCCATCCGCGCCACTCTGGAGCGGCACGACCCCGACGTGGTGGGGCTGGTGGAGGCGTGGGACGAGCAGGGCGCACGGCTCGGCCTGCCGTACCACGTGTTCGAGGGCGACTCCGAGGTCAACGGTGCGCGCTCCGGCCTGGCCGTCCTGTCGCGCTGGCCGATCGGCGCGCACGAGTCCCGCACGCTCACGGGCGGGAAAGACACCGGCGGCCGGGTGCTGTACGCCAGGATCGACGGCCCGCGCGGCGTCATCCAGGTCTACGTGGTGGCGCTGACCTGGCGGCTGGAGCACAGCGGCGAGCGCCAGCGGCAGGTGCGCGAGGTGGCCGCCTTCATCGCCGAGACGCAGCAACGCCGGCACCCGACGGTACTGTGCGGCGACTTCAACGCCGACCCCGACAGCGACGAACTGCGCATGCTGACCGGTAAGTCCATCCCGGCCGCGCCCGGCCTGGTGTTCTATGACGCCTGGACGGCCGTCGGAAACGGCGCGGACGGCGGGCACACCTGGGTCGGGGCCAACCCGTGGGCGGCACCGGCGCTGTGGCCGGACCGCAGGATCGACCACGTGCTGTCCGCCTGGCCGCGCCGGGGCGGCGCGGGCCATCCGGTGCGCTGCGAGGTGATCGGCGACGAGCCCGTCGGTGGGGTGGTGGCGTCCGACCACTACGGCGTTCTGGCGGACCTGCGCTACTGA
- a CDS encoding putative quinol monooxygenase, with product MHELYSVIGFAYPKPGRATDLKEILTSFVEPTRQEEGCLEYHFHQDGPDAFAFYEVWRSKEDLDRHLALPHMKAFWESRMDYLERDLEIHFVTMLSPYPRATT from the coding sequence ATGCATGAGCTGTACTCGGTCATCGGCTTCGCCTACCCCAAGCCCGGACGCGCCACCGACCTCAAGGAGATCCTGACGTCCTTCGTCGAACCGACCCGCCAGGAGGAGGGCTGCCTGGAATACCACTTCCACCAGGACGGCCCGGACGCCTTCGCGTTCTACGAGGTCTGGCGGTCGAAGGAGGATCTTGACAGGCATCTGGCCCTGCCGCACATGAAAGCCTTCTGGGAGAGTCGAATGGACTATCTGGAGCGCGACCTCGAGATCCACTTCGTCACGATGCTCAGTCCCTATCCGCGCGCCACGACCTGA
- a CDS encoding ArsR/SmtB family transcription factor — MPDSEGHPVFEELELGRVLAALADPLRRQVVLGLLAEPEGTARTCSSFGLPVTKATLTYHFRQLREAGLIRQVDRGNSRMAALRQTEIERRFPGLLGVLQAEMKREHATQGLDKPS, encoded by the coding sequence GTGCCGGACTCAGAGGGACATCCGGTCTTTGAGGAGTTGGAGCTCGGGCGGGTGCTGGCCGCCCTCGCGGATCCATTGCGCCGTCAAGTGGTCCTCGGACTGCTGGCCGAGCCCGAGGGGACTGCGCGAACCTGCAGTTCCTTCGGTCTTCCCGTCACCAAGGCCACCTTGACGTATCACTTCCGGCAGTTGAGAGAGGCAGGGCTGATCCGTCAGGTCGACCGGGGCAACAGCCGCATGGCGGCGTTGAGACAGACGGAGATCGAGAGGCGGTTTCCCGGTCTGCTGGGAGTGCTTCAGGCGGAGATGAAGCGAGAACATGCGACCCAGGGCCTCGACAAGCCCTCTTGA
- a CDS encoding maleylpyruvate isomerase family mycothiol-dependent enzyme, which yields MPDSKLDGLSAEEWDAPTLCGGWRVREVAAHMTMGFRYSLSKMAVELARSRGNLHRMTDRCAHNDAAAYSTRELAALLRDNADHPWRPPVGGIEAALGHDVIHGLDITVALGLGRRVPEDRLRILLEGVNAKTLKFFGADLGGIELRADDLDWSFGTGTPLSGAAQDLLLLAYGRRLPPGHLRGEPRDRFVAAQA from the coding sequence ATGCCCGACTCGAAGCTGGACGGCTTGTCGGCCGAGGAGTGGGACGCTCCGACCTTGTGCGGGGGGTGGCGGGTACGGGAGGTCGCGGCCCACATGACGATGGGGTTTCGGTACTCGCTCTCCAAGATGGCGGTGGAACTCGCCAGATCGCGAGGCAACCTCCACCGGATGACCGATCGATGCGCTCACAACGACGCGGCCGCCTATTCGACGAGGGAGCTCGCCGCGTTGCTCCGTGACAACGCGGATCACCCCTGGAGGCCGCCGGTCGGCGGGATCGAGGCGGCCCTGGGCCACGATGTGATCCACGGACTGGACATCACGGTCGCCCTGGGCCTCGGCCGCCGGGTTCCCGAAGACCGCCTGCGCATACTCCTCGAGGGCGTCAACGCCAAGACCCTCAAGTTCTTCGGAGCCGACCTGGGCGGCATCGAACTCCGCGCCGACGACCTCGACTGGTCCTTCGGTACCGGAACACCTCTGTCCGGCGCCGCACAGGATCTCCTCCTGCTCGCATACGGCCGACGACTCCCCCCGGGACACCTCCGCGGCGAACCGCGCGATCGCTTCGTCGCTGCGCAGGCGTGA
- a CDS encoding 2-phosphosulfolactate phosphatase: MDTRFLGIAELVEAPSVAVVVDVMRAFTVAAWAFAQGAEKIVLAESLDEALALKARHPNWVALKDGPPAPGFDTVNSPGLLRSMDLGGRTVVQKTTAGTVGALAVKEAPLVLCAGFVVAEATARLLRTRKSDSVTFVVTGEDGQADEDLACAQYIARRVTEAGTDAAEFLRRAGESRAAAELAEGVRQGVHPDDVALCLEVDRFPFAMVATLEGSLMVLRPLAVPSPADEDPV; this comes from the coding sequence ATGGACACTCGTTTCCTTGGTATCGCTGAGCTGGTCGAAGCCCCGTCCGTGGCGGTCGTAGTCGACGTCATGCGTGCTTTCACCGTGGCTGCCTGGGCCTTTGCCCAGGGGGCGGAAAAGATCGTTCTTGCTGAGTCGCTGGACGAAGCCCTGGCGCTCAAGGCCCGCCACCCGAATTGGGTGGCGCTCAAAGACGGTCCGCCCGCGCCCGGGTTCGACACCGTCAACTCGCCGGGCCTGTTGCGGTCCATGGACCTTGGCGGACGGACCGTTGTGCAGAAAACCACGGCAGGGACGGTCGGCGCTCTTGCGGTCAAGGAGGCGCCGCTGGTGCTGTGCGCCGGCTTCGTGGTGGCGGAGGCAACGGCTCGGCTCTTGCGGACGCGCAAGAGTGACAGTGTCACGTTCGTGGTCACCGGCGAAGATGGCCAGGCCGATGAAGATCTGGCGTGTGCTCAGTACATCGCCCGGAGGGTTACCGAGGCCGGGACGGACGCTGCTGAGTTCCTCCGCCGCGCCGGCGAGTCGCGCGCCGCCGCCGAACTGGCGGAGGGGGTGCGTCAAGGAGTCCATCCCGATGACGTTGCGCTCTGTCTTGAGGTCGACCGGTTCCCCTTTGCCATGGTGGCGACCTTGGAAGGCTCGCTCATGGTCCTGCGTCCACTCGCGGTGCCTTCGCCGGCTGACGAGGACCCGGTCTGA
- a CDS encoding alpha/beta fold hydrolase, whose translation MNMIFQGRRGKALAAGLVAAGLVTSPVPTAFAGQGAAPLTWEACAGEKVPAGMECATIQVPIDWSRPGENKITLDLARLPVTDPAHRIGSVFTIPGGPGEDGIASMKQFADRYTALRRRFDVVTSAPRSSTPKEALPASCLKPGPGVSEPGDRREYEAQSKVLARAVDTCRKEDRSGLFTRLDGLSMARDVEAIRVALGEERLSFMAWSAGGSPATAYARLFPHRIRAMYLDGVYNQPGGKLLWDRMSRRSFEKRFRGFVGWCARTSTCALHGEDAGKVWRKLLRDADRSPIPVTSARFGEGKLTGFHLQVAVGLSAADPGAFATAVDKARHGDGSAFADNVLGLLAVYTQPIVLALRCPDGLGYTTYAEHREALREAGKISPDMPYSTFDGLVCSGWKIPVANPARPLPVKGLPPFLGVGSQTDFPWTDSLTRTIPGSASVLYDGPGHVMYLTGSSCVVEHADRYLTELKLPPAGTVCRA comes from the coding sequence ATGAACATGATCTTCCAGGGAAGAAGAGGAAAAGCACTCGCCGCGGGGCTGGTGGCGGCCGGACTGGTGACATCGCCGGTTCCGACGGCCTTCGCCGGGCAAGGTGCCGCGCCGCTTACGTGGGAGGCGTGCGCGGGGGAGAAGGTCCCGGCGGGCATGGAGTGCGCCACGATCCAGGTGCCGATCGATTGGTCGCGCCCCGGCGAAAACAAGATCACACTGGATCTGGCCCGGCTGCCGGTCACCGATCCCGCCCACCGCATCGGCAGCGTGTTCACCATCCCCGGCGGGCCGGGCGAGGACGGGATCGCGAGCATGAAGCAGTTCGCGGACCGATACACGGCGTTGCGCCGGCGGTTCGACGTGGTCACCTCCGCCCCTCGCAGCAGCACGCCGAAGGAGGCGTTGCCGGCGTCGTGCCTGAAGCCGGGGCCGGGGGTGTCGGAGCCGGGCGATCGCAGGGAATACGAGGCCCAGTCCAAGGTCCTGGCCCGGGCGGTGGACACCTGCCGGAAGGAGGACCGCAGCGGGCTGTTCACTCGCCTGGACGGGCTCTCGATGGCCAGGGATGTGGAGGCCATCCGCGTGGCGTTGGGGGAAGAACGGCTGAGTTTCATGGCGTGGTCGGCCGGGGGGTCGCCGGCGACCGCCTACGCCCGGCTGTTTCCGCACCGCATCCGCGCGATGTATCTCGACGGGGTGTACAACCAGCCCGGTGGAAAGCTGCTGTGGGATCGGATGTCACGCCGAAGCTTCGAGAAGCGGTTCCGCGGGTTCGTCGGCTGGTGCGCGCGCACGTCCACGTGCGCGCTGCACGGGGAGGACGCGGGAAAGGTCTGGCGCAAGCTGCTCAGGGACGCCGACCGCTCACCGATCCCGGTCACGTCGGCGCGGTTCGGCGAGGGGAAGCTGACCGGTTTCCACCTGCAGGTCGCAGTCGGCCTCTCAGCGGCGGACCCCGGCGCTTTCGCCACAGCCGTGGACAAGGCCCGCCACGGGGACGGCTCGGCGTTCGCCGACAACGTCCTGGGTCTGCTGGCGGTCTACACCCAGCCGATCGTGCTGGCGCTGCGGTGTCCCGACGGTCTGGGCTACACCACCTACGCCGAGCACCGCGAAGCACTGAGGGAGGCCGGGAAGATCTCGCCGGACATGCCCTACAGCACCTTCGACGGCCTGGTCTGCTCCGGTTGGAAGATCCCGGTGGCCAATCCGGCCCGGCCACTGCCGGTCAAGGGACTGCCGCCGTTCCTGGGCGTCGGCAGCCAAACCGATTTCCCGTGGACCGACAGCCTGACCCGCACCATCCCCGGCTCCGCCTCGGTGCTGTATGACGGGCCTGGTCATGTCATGTATCTGACGGGATCCTCATGCGTGGTCGAGCACGCCGATCGGTATCTCACCGAGTTGAAGCTGCCCCCGGCCGGAACCGTCTGCCGGGCGTGA
- a CDS encoding helix-turn-helix domain-containing protein, with protein MEVEFGKHIREERKRKGLSLRELAGRVGVSASMLSQVETGRSRVSVTTLYALVRELDLSLDELFGGRSVPDPPARPQVVPVHRDRPVEHAGDRTKIRLDSGVVWERLAHIHPDVATLMEITYPPGGTSVEAGKFQRHDGIDFAYVIAGRLTLHLGFDTYVLGPGDTATFDATEPHMLENTGTEDARALMFVFKPDRH; from the coding sequence ATGGAAGTCGAGTTCGGGAAGCACATCCGGGAGGAGCGAAAGCGAAAGGGGCTGTCGCTGCGCGAACTCGCCGGCCGGGTCGGAGTCTCGGCCAGCATGCTGTCCCAGGTCGAGACCGGTCGCAGCCGCGTGTCGGTGACCACCCTCTACGCCCTGGTGCGCGAACTGGACCTGTCGTTGGACGAACTGTTCGGGGGCCGGTCCGTCCCGGACCCGCCGGCGCGGCCCCAGGTCGTTCCCGTGCACCGGGACCGGCCGGTCGAGCACGCCGGTGACCGGACCAAGATCCGACTCGATTCGGGGGTGGTGTGGGAACGGCTCGCCCACATCCACCCCGACGTCGCGACGCTCATGGAGATCACCTACCCGCCGGGCGGCACATCGGTGGAGGCCGGCAAGTTCCAGCGGCACGACGGCATCGACTTCGCCTATGTGATCGCCGGCCGGCTGACGCTGCACCTCGGATTCGACACCTATGTCCTCGGCCCCGGTGACACCGCCACCTTCGACGCCACCGAGCCCCACATGCTTGAGAACACCGGCACCGAGGACGCCCGCGCACTCATGTTCGTCTTCAAGCCCGACCGCCACTGA